One Parasteatoda tepidariorum isolate YZ-2023 chromosome 1, CAS_Ptep_4.0, whole genome shotgun sequence genomic window, cGCTATTACTCGGAGaggtttaattaatagttaatcgAAAAGATCTCGAAGTTTCtagacaatttttaacaatattctgtccgaaaagaaaaatttttttaatattaatctcctttgaaaagaaaatttgaatcgatttataaattatttgtgattttctaagcttttaaaatttaaatgcatgagCTTTTTATCTGACATTATTTAGACTATGTTGTTTTTGCTGTATTAATTCgaggatttcatactaaaatcaaattaacataacttattatagctatatacaaaattttagggataattatttttacagctttaatcgaATCTTCTGGGCAGGAAagtttgcaggaaaaaaaaagtgattgaaaaaaaaaaatttagattgtataccaattctaatgcacattcacaaggttttctataatttacgatatttcttttttctataactctaggaattgctgaatgttaagttgcatttaaaaaaaattgaaatatgtaatgtttaggaataagatattgaaataatatgttgcatattgtataattcattgtttaaaaaatcgctGCATTCTGCTAGATATTTAGGTTACATGGTTTTCGTTGGATAAAGATGATTTGCAAATAACATCCTCatgtttcgatacattctgaaacttacGTTTGCAtattcaccataaaatgtcgCACAGTAttgtatcatatatatatatatatatatatatacatatctcNNNNNNNNNNNNNNNNNNNNNNNNNNNNNNNNNNNNNNNNNNNNNNNNNNNNNNNNNNNNNNNNNNNNNNNNNNNNNNNNNNNNNNNNNNNNNNNNNNNNNNNNNNNNNNNNNNNNNNNNNNNNNNNNNNNNNNNNNNNNNNNNNNNNNNNNNNNNNNNNNNNNNNNNNNNNNNNNNNNNNNNNNNNNNNNNNNNNNNNNNNNNNNNNNNNNNNNNNNNNNNNNNNNNNNNNNNNNNNNNNNNNNNNNNNNNNNNNNNNNNNNNNNNNNNNNNNNNNNNNNNNNNNNNNNNNNNNNNNNNNNNNNNNNNNNNNNNNNNNNNNNNNNNNNNNNNNNNNNNNNNNNNNNNNNNNNNNNNNNNNNNNNNNNNNNNNNNNNNNNNNNNNNNNNNNNNNNNNNNNNNNNNNNNNNNNNNNNNNNNNNNNNNNNNNNNNNNNNNNNNNNNNNNNNNNNNNNNNNNNNNNNNNNNNNNNNNNNNNNNNNNNNNNNNNNNNNNNNNNNNNNNNNNNNNNNNNNNNNNNNNNNNNNNNNNNNNNNNNNNNNNNNNNNNNNNNNNNNNNNNNNNNNNNNNNNNNNNNNNNNNNNNNNNNNNNNNNNNNNNNNNNNNNNNNNNNNNNNNNNNNNNNNNNNNNNNNNNNNNNNNNNttttttttttttttttttttttttttttttttttttttttttttttttttttttttttttttttttttttttgctgcagtCATTTTTCAGTCACATTTTTaaggacataaaaaaattcaaattgaaatttcaaaagtcaaaTGTGAAAATGGAATGTCCCGTAGCACCAGGaatcgaaattaaatagttacaaaGACAGCTATTTCAAACAAGTTAGCGTTTTCGTTCTACTCGAAGTTGTTTGAATAGGTATTTCTTATAGTATATGGATTCCAAAGTTTATTCTACATGTATTTTAGGGTATACTTTCGGAGTATTTCgatcaagtttatttttacaccctcatttgcttaaaattattaaataatttgcttaaaataaattatcgaaGCTAtatgttttaatgcaattaaagtATAATAGTAAACGGGGCTTCCATCGCATATCCTTAGCCTTGATAccgctatcattaaataaatggaataagcttagataaataataaaagttaatttttttctcgttttaattttcaaggaatGATATGTTTCGATCGAACAGATTTCATTCtggaaataactaaattattgaGTAGTTTCCTTGGAGCAATATCATTCTTATCCTCTTTTGacgaaatataggaaaaattggttttcacagtttctgtaaaaagtatgCTAGCCTTCTTgccgctttttttttctttatcaaaataagttcGGAAATTGAGTATgttttactgcatttttttgaaatcagaTGATTCTGAAATTGGCACGGCTTCGGAATCTTCtcacaaatttcaatttttagtatttcctgcttaacaaaataaggcattttcctgataacaaattatactacaATAATATCTTGGGAATCGtgctaaagttaaaaattaaacaaaatagattaGTATATTATCcggaaaaaaatctacatggTATCATAAGGAAAGAGtaaaagatataatgaaataattagtcgGTTTGAGCGACTACCAACGCGACGGCAGGTGGTGGATAGCCGAATGTCCTGTAGCACTGACAGGATAGCCTCTGAATAACAAATAGGAGGTCGCGAACCAACTCCCGTAACCCAGGTGTTACGCGACCCGTGCCTTGGGTGAATGGCACTGCGGTTATAGTGTCTTAACGGAGCCTCAAGTTTGACTGGCGAACATCTAGAGTAATTGCCTTACCCAGTAACTCAGGCAATGCTGGGCTGACTTTCTTTACCTGAGCTTTTTATTTGAGGTAATTTATGGctgaaaatgacaaaaatacaaCTCAAATTACTGCATTTGCAGGTGAAAATCCCAAAGTAGACCTTTCTgcaaaagaaaaggaaactaGGGAAAAACCAACTGAAGGAGATAAAATGAACCCTTCATCAAAAGAGGTAGAAATGACCTCTACCCAATCAACATCTCAAGTGGGGCAGGAAGCTATTAATAGCATGACTGCCTCCATGTATGggatcaaacttaaaaaaagactaTCTGGTGCACAGAAAAAGAAACTTGCCCGAGAAAAGAAGATGGCTGAAGGTACCTGGGTAGAAAAACCCAAACCAAAGCAGAGAGGCGAGAAAAGACAAAGCCAAAGGATGGAACAAGATGTAGCCCCAAAGGCTGCCAGGAAAGAAGAACCTGAAGGTATAACCTTTAAGGAAGCTCTAACCGCAGTTAAAATGGCTGTGATTCTTGAAGGACATCCTCTTGAGCGCTTATCCGAAGAACAGGCCCTAGACCTTGAGTTCttgataactgaaaaaatttctagaaatgaaGAGGGTTTTGTCCCCACTTTTCTTTCTTGCAGACTAGAAAATGGGGCACTTATCATCAATTGTGCAGATCTGGGGAGCTCTAAGTGGCTGGAACAGATTGTAGTTGAGATAAACCCATGGCAGGAGCAAACTCTCTTGGTAGGAGAGGCAAGGAAACTTGTCAGAACTACTAAGATCATTGCTAAACTGCCGAAAGTCTGTAGTAAACTGGAGTCCAAAGAGGTTCTGAGAAAGATTGAGGCACAAAATGGTGGGCTTACTCCAACCGAATGGAACATACTTCATCGGAAGAATGAACCATCAGGACAGACCATCGTCCTTAGCGTGCCTGAACTGGACGCGGCTACACTTGGCAAAAGgggatataaattttatatcggACTTCACCAAGTTCAAGCCAAAGTCCTAGACAAACCTTCCAAAAACGATGGGGGTGAAGGTTCTTCAAGCCAACATCCACCACAGTAGAAGTGGCACCACAAACCTCACCAAGAAATTTCTTGATGAGGATTTTCACCTGGCCCTGATCCAAGAACCTTGGCTTGTCAGGGGAAAAATCAGTGGCCTCAAAGGAACAAAAGGTAAGCTCATTTATAATCTTAATAGTGAAGCTAGAACATGTATCCTAATAGATAAAGATATTAAGGTTCTACCTCTAACAGATTTTATTCATAGGGATTTAACAGCAGTGAAAGTCAGACTCAACATAGAGGGAAGAGACCgagaaattgttttttgctCAGTCTACCTACCCTATGAAGAGAAGGCTCCACCTGACCAAACACTGCACAAACTCCTGCAGTTTTGTGCAGAAAACAGCTTGCAGGTAGTCTTAGGGCTGGACTGCAATGCTCACCATACTGTATGGGGCAGCACAGACACAAATAAAAGAGGTGAGTGTcttttagaatttattcttaattacaatttagatattttgaataaaggcaATGACCCTACCTTTATAACTTCTAATCGTTCTGAAGTAATTGACATTACTATAGCAACACCGgctattagtaaaaatatcacgaaaTGGAAAGTAGATGGGAGACCATCAGGTTCCGACCATCAAAACatccattttgaaataaactccAATATAAATATTGACCGCTGCTTCAGAGACCCCATGAGAACAAATTGGAAGAAATTCCAAGATGATATCATGGGGCTGACTCAACTgggagaaaattatattagagATAATTATGATCTAGAAATTGCAGCAGAAACTCTGCAGAACGAAATTCTAGGttcatacaataaaaattgcCCAATACGTACCAAAAGAGCAAAGCCCCAATGTCCTTGGTGGAACAACTCCTTGGAAACTGAAAGGGCAAATGTTAGAAAACTCtttaataaagcaaagaaaCATGGTGAGTGGGACAACTATAAAAGAGCCCTCACCAACTATAACAAAAATGTCAGGAAAAGCAAACAAGAATCCTGGAGAAAGTTCTGTGAAGAGGTAAATTCTATCTCTGAAGGAGCTAGACTCCAGAGAATCCTTAGAAGGGATGAACCCATAATGGTTGGCACCTTAAAGGATGAGGATGGCAACTTTGCTACCACTGGAAAAGAGATAATGGAAGTTATGGCCAAAACTCACTTTCCAGGAGCCATTGATATGGATAGCAATGAAGGACAGCATTTCATTGGATCTGTAAAAAGAATACAAAGAAATCAATGGACCTATGCTAAGAACGTTATCAATCAAAACAATGTCAGGTGGGCTATCTCCACCTTCAAACCACTTAAAAGCCCTGGACCTGATGGAATCATTCCTGTAATGATCCAAAAGGCAGGAGATCCTATCATCCCTGTGTTAACCAGAATTTACAGAGCCAGTCTGGCACTGGGACATATTCCAAAGCTATGGCAAAAGACCAGGATTGTTTACATTCCTAAACCTGGCAAAAGTAACTATGACCAGGCTAAGTCTTTCAGACCAATTAGCTTATCTtcattctttcttaaaattatggaGAAAATTATTGATAGGCATATTAGGGATTACCTGGGTAGCAATAACCCCTTGCATAATCTACAGTTTGCCTACCAACCTGGTAAATCTACAGAGACAGCCTTACACAAGCTAGTATCTAAGATTGAAGACACCCTGGAGAGAAAGGAAATTGCATTGGCCACCTTCCTAGATATTCAGGGTGCTTTTGATAATACCTCTCACCCATCCATCCTTAATGCCTTAAGGGAAACAGGGATAGACCAAACTTTATGTTTATGGATTAAGTCCCTACTTATGGATAGAGCCATTCAAATGAATATCTTCAACGAGacattagaaaagaaaacaaccAGAGGCTGTCCACAAGGAGGTGTACTATCACCATTACTTTGGAATCTGGTTGTAAATAGCCTAATCAAACATCTAAATAATACAGGCTACTATACCCAGGGATATGCGGATGACATTGTCATACTCATCCTTGGCAAAGATTTTCACATAACTTGCCAACTTATGCAAAACGCTCTAAGTTATGTAAGCAAATGGTGCAGGGAGAGGAATCTGGACATAAATCCACAGAAGACCAATCTAGTACCATTCACTcgtaaaataaaaagggaagGCTTTTTTATCCCAAAACTTTTTAACGTTGAAATCAATATTGCCTCTGAGGTGAAATTTTTAGGCTTAATTCTTGACCAAAAACTCACCTGGAATAAACATGTTGATTACAAAAtcaatcaagcaaaaaaatgcataatgatGTGCAGACGCATGCTTGGTAAAAACTGGGGATTACAACCAAAAATGATGTTTTGGATGTACACAGCAATTGTCAGGCCTGCTTTCACATATGCTTCAGTGATATGGTGGTGTAAAGTGGAACAGAAAACTGTGAAGGATAAGCTGGGAAGTCTGCAAAGACTGGCCTGCTTGTGTATCACAGGTGCAATGTCCACGGCCCCTACCAGAGCACTTGAGGCAATTCTGGACCTGACTCCTTTAGATATCTTCATGTGCAGCTCTGCCAGAATGACTGCATATAGAATGAAATTGCAATATCAATGGTATGACAAGCCCTCTTCTGGAGGTCATACCAGTATTACTAAGAAAATTTACCATCCAACTCTCCTTATGCCTTCTGACTGCATGGAGAGAAAGTACGTGTTTGAAAGACCATTTGAAGTAGTTTTTCCTACCAGAGAAGAATGGGATAACAACACGATCGATACAAAAAATGATGATCTAATCTGGTATACCGATGGATCAAAGAAAGGTAACCTCTCAGGACTGGGTGTCTGTGGCTTGTCACCAAGATTCAACCTTTTTGAAGGTCTTGGGGAGTATGCTACTGTCTTTCAGGCGGAGGTACTTGCTATTGTAAACTGTCTGcagataaatattaagaaaggctACCATGGTAAGCGGATTCTTATTTTCAGCGACAGTCAAGCAGCCTTGATGGCTCTTTACTCATTTCaagttaaatcaaaaattgttctgGAATGCAAGAATCTCCTAATAGAACTggcaaaaaggaataaaatcattcttattTGGGTACCAGGGCATATGGGAATTGATGGTAATGAAAGAGCTGATGAACTCGCAAAACAGGGATCCTCTTTCAATCCAATAGGAACGGAACCCTTCTGTGGAATCAATATGAAGACTACAAAGAAGGCCGTCCTAAAATGGGAAAAACAGGAGATGAACAAAGTTTGGCGCAATTCTCCTGGACAAAAACATGCTAAAAGCATGATCAGCAGCCCTTCTGCAAAAATTGCTTCTGAAATTCTTAGGCTCCCAAGATTGAAGATTCAAACAATTGTAGGCTTCATCACTGGGCATTATCATTTCAGGAAACATCTACATAGATTGGGACTTTTCGAACAAGAACCAATATGTCGGAAATGCCGTGAAGCGGTAGAATCAGCACATCACATCCTATACGAATGTGATGCCCTCGCCCTTACGCGCCTCACTACCTTAGGCAATCCATATCCTAAAGAGCTTCACCTTAATTCCATTAAGGGACTGTCAGACTATATTAATAAAGTAGGCGACCCGAGACAATGGAACTAGGAAAAATTGGGCTTGGAGTATGGTACAAAATGCAACATGTGCAGAGGTGCCACATATCTGACAAGCTCAAGcaggaagaagaagaagaagagaacccagaacctttctgttgcaaggacagttccctgccccctataCAGGCCTGTCGGTTTGagcaaacaaactaaaaaataaaaaataatcaccttaaataagcacaatctggtatataatcatattctatcagaagcatgcttttataaaattcgacattcgttgaataaaatgttttttattcaaaatgttttattcatatttctttactaaattgctaaataaattattaaacgactaaaaaaacattgtatttatagcttaaaagaaataaaaataaaaagattagcaatcggttattagcgaaaaaaatatgaatgaaatttcacGCTACACACGCGCAAAGTCAAGTTCCTCGTAAGTTTATCACATTTGAATATTAATCGcctcatttaattatttcttcactGTCgccaaataagttttttaaaaataattaattttaattcttctcagctcctaataaataataacagttgaaactttagatttttcaattgaaaaatatgtagattaatatggtataaaaacattcataccttataattcaatgttttttcatcctcaatttaattaaatactaaaaaataataaataattattaaaaaaattatttttgtcatgaaattatctttgggtaaatgagttttatgaatggttgcaattttttttaattgcttaattaattttcaaaatatgactaaaaacgcaaaaagcaaaattgacattaaggagttcaaactttgaatcgctctcctgaccaaaactatggggaccaccatatttcccagattgcggctaccccctatattttgaagattaagactccaaatatgtaaaaaatatatatatatatgtttattcaaagaaagtacgtttttgagttcgatttcgtaatttaattaatagttagcactaaacATTTtgagcatatttgaggtcaccccagAAACCATTGGGATTGGCACTTAGTACgagaaaatccgatcattagaaagAAAGTTTTTCAGGGTGATTCCTTTTTCTTGAGGACTGTGCATCAAGAAGCTTTAATTgtgaaatagttatttaatttaaactaagacttataaaaataatgtttaaattcataaagtcataagaaaaaatcaaaatcttatcTATAATCTCTCTAGTCTTTCTTCCATGTCCTTATTGTTTACGTAATCGGCAACTTCTAGCCACTCGTAATATTCaaactgaataaattaaataattttcaatgctacatttatttcttttatctttccATATTTGTTATTTCCACCTATTTAAAGCTACTAAACAATCAAAGAggacagtaattataaatttacgaaaatgaacaaaaaacaaaatacgcATAAATAACGCGTAACCGTgcttattaaaaagcaaatttaaactgaaacttTAGAGATTGCGGGCGATAGAGTCGTGCCAAGCAACATGCAGCATTGGCGCCAACAAACAAGAAAAGCATTGTTGAGTTTTTTATTCGAACAGAGCTCAAAATGCTTGTTAAGGAAAATGGAAGCTgctaaaaattcatgtttaagaaaatgtatgcAGCAGCTCGAAATGCGAGTTTGAGTAAAAGGACACAGCGattctttttaatgttcaaatgaaatttaacagcTAAACGAGGAATTTCTCATTtacttttccttactttttgttaaatactTAGCATAATCATTACAGGGCTATTTCCGGGACTTCAGTGTTGGAATGGCAGGGCATATTAAAGTTGATAGCAATCTCTTCGAATTCAATACactaaacaacaaaatatggtttttaaatatctgaattcatgcaatgaaaatttaatatcaataatttatcaatttcttgatTCCGTAAAATTCctgtaaaaacaattattgacattattttttctttcaaactaattttaaaaaatgtactaggtGATACAGGAAAACGGGCGATATCACATTACGACTTATTTGGACTCATTAGTTAATTctttagaaaaagaattcttttgaaGAAGATAGTTTTGAAGAAGTTAggaaaaaagaatcaaaagctatgtccattttcttaaacatgcttTGTTTAAACACCCATTTTGAATGTTCCATTTTTTATGTACACAGTTTATTGGGGGGACCAccttatattaatatatatacaagGGCGTCGGCGGGGGGATGCAAAGaggtgcacttgcacccccccctggcttttttaaaacaattaaagatatacggaaaaacaattttgttataaaaattttttattaaaaatatttttattcaaaatcaaataattaagtgaTCATtgatacataaacaaataaagaattgtTTAATCAACAAGAATTATAATCAtcttgtttgctgtccaaatctgtttataacgttttcaataaattctgagtcatttttgattcttttcttatgcacactgagcatgcacAAACTACTTAATCTCTCGTGAGACATTGTAGATTTATTCCATGTTTTGATGCTTCGCATTGTACTAAAAGTGCGTTCAATAGTGCACGTAGTAGCTGGAAGAGTTAGGCCAATTTTGATTGCCTCCTCTACATCTGGGTAAAACGGTGTGGCCTCA contains:
- the LOC139426733 gene encoding uncharacterized protein; its protein translation is MAENDKNTTQITAFAGENPKVDLSAKEKETREKPTEGDKMNPSSKEVEMTSTQSTSQVGQEAINSMTASMYGIKLKKRLSGAQKKKLAREKKMAEGTWVEKPKPKQRGEKRQSQRMEQDVAPKAARKEEPEGITFKEALTAVKMAVILEGHPLERLSEEQALDLEFLITEKISRNEEGFVPTFLSCRLENGALIINCADLGSSKWLEQIVVEINPWQEQTLLVGEARKLVRTTKIIAKLPKVCSKLESKEVLRKIEAQNGGLTPTEWNILHRKNEPSGQTIVLSFKPKS